The genomic DNA ATATTCTCATCTTCAATGGCCAAACTATATCTGTTGTTTCAATTGCTTGTATAATAATCTATCTATGTTGATTCTACTTTGAGAACTATCTTCATGAACTCGTATACAAAGTAACTAATAGCAGCAGATGGTAACACCTGAAAAACAGAAGTGGTTACGATTACAAGCAATCGTTTTTAATGATCAGacaattataatttattgacggcgtaatttttttttaacggtgtatatataaattaaatccttAAATGATATGAATTCTAGAAGGAGCTGCCAGGGCCCCAGTATTTGTCCTATATGGTCTAAGATGAAGAAAACTAAGTGTCAAAACTTGGTGAAACAAGAATAgaaaaatttgtataaaatcCACCTATGGACTTTGGGATTCTTTGGAGCAAATAATCCAAACCACGCCTGGTCGACATATAACATAAATTCCTCCCTCCTCTCTTATCTTGCAAGAAAAGGACATCGTTTGATTGCATAGATAGTCAACACTTGGAATATTATAGGTATTGCTATCCTCCATACACAATTTTACACTGCTTTTATTTGCATGGATCCCAATTCACCATGGTAAGGGAATCACAACACATTTGATGAAGTTAACACGATATTCACCTTCAGATCAAAATTGTACGATCCATGTTCCAACTTTGATAAATTAGGTCCAAAATACAAAGTTGGGACAGAAATCGTCTAATCTGGATGATGGCTCAGGTAGGCGACATAttgaaaatttatgaaatttaatgTACAATTAGCACAGATTAAAgtatatgttgaaaataagAGGTTATACCTGCAATAAGCTGGGAGTTAATCCTGCATAGAGAGCAGGAACACCTCCTTGCTCAACAATCTTGACACAAGTTGCTAGCGCGTTCAATCTTGTTGCCCTAACCTGCAATTGAAGCTGTCTCCTTACAACTTCAAAGGGATATGTAGCAGCTTCAGAACAACAACCAGCAATAGCACCATATAATAAAGTTCTAATGGTACCCAATTCCAGTTGTTCCAAAGCATTCAGCTCTTGACCCTCTTCTTTCATATATCGGAGTCTTTTCATTCCCTCGGGTGAATGCAGATATGCTGACTTTAAAATATCATAAACGCCGTAGTAGACAGCACCTGAAGGTGCCATGCTGATAATGGAGGGTACTAAACCTTTGTAAAGAGAAAAGAAGCCCTCAGTTTTGATCATATGGCGGAAGACACCGATTACACCTCCCAATGCTTCACCGCCAGGTGCTACCATTACTGTCCTAATCTGAAAGAAATTCCTCTTAGAATGCAATgcaacaacaacttcaaaatTTGAAAGACTAGTATATTTCAGTAGGAAACATAAAACTAACATATCCACTAAATGGTAGGAGGTGCATTATTCAAACCATTGGTTAAACTAAGGAACACTAAAGGAGTTTTAAATAGGAGGTCAAGGATTCAAACCCTGGAAACTAACGTAGCCACTAAATTATTAACATTtgcatatgaaaaaaaaaaagttggttaAAACATAAAGACTAAAGAGTACCCAGTAAACTTATTATATAGTTTTGTGATAGGAAATAAGAAAACCGGCAAGTAATCATCTTTGGTTTCATCGACCAGAGTTAACATAAAGTACCcaaattagaaagaaaacaaaatgggAGTGAAACTGAAATGTGacaacaacattttgaaaattgaaagtcATTGGGTAGGATCTATGTGACGTTTGCCCAAATCAGTCTACAAACAACAGGTCAATGCATAAGGTAACCTTGactcatatatcatatcatacttGTCAAAGCATCACAATCCAAACAACACTTAAACACAtatcaagagaaaaaataatattacagCTAAGAGGATCCTGAGTCTGCACTTACAGTGTCCATAGGCAAGCAGAGCAAGGTTGCTGTAACCCCTGCAGCAGCCCCAGCAACAAATCTCTCAAAATTTGTGGATTCTTCATTCCCCGACAATCTGACcagtttatttttatatgtatcaTAGGCATAAAAATTTATAGCCTTAAAGGGCGCCGTCCGAAGAATATTCACAAAATTTCCTTTCCAAAATCCTTTCAAACCTTGAGATGTTGCAATTGTCTGAATGAGCTCAAAAAGATTCTTCTGTTCACCACGAACTATGTATTCCAGCTTAAGTCTCTCAAGTGGTGCAACAAAAGTTCTGAAAAACCAACATCGTTAATACAATACACCGTCACCATCTTTATCATAATAGTGCATATGAATGGAAAAACATGttgcatttcatttatttcACGTGACTTGGaattgaaaacattttttaaaaagaaaaaacaggaCACTAAAACTGTACATAAAAGCTTCAAACTTCAaagccaaaacaaaaacaacatatatgGCCTTAAAGTAAACTGGCTGagtattataaacaaaataatgagTAATCTAGGACATAAATGTTCTGAATCAaagtaaatgaaaataataagtgTTACCCAACTTTCCTCATTCTCATTCACCAAATGGTTGGACTCAAAATTGTTATATCAGAATCTTAATACTTCATTTAAGATTAAATATCAACCGGGAATCACGTGTAGTATAGTAGCCAATTCGATCCCATTCTCCTAAAAAATTGTAGTGCTAAAAATATAACTTGTCCCATTAGTATATGGTATTGGTCACTCAGTcctataaataaaatgaatgaatgcaGTATGATATTTATATGAGAATCAATGGTGTGACAAAATATAGAAGGGTGTGGAAAAGAgaaaagtaataaaatgtgtgtgtgttgttgttattgtataGAGAAGTAAAGACCTTGAGACCATAGCGGCAAAAGCACCAGACCAGAGGTGTTTGGTCATGTTGACAGCACCCGATCCATGAACATGAATATTCTCCTTCTCTTCTTTTTGATTGGATTTGTATCTATGATCTACATCATCGCTTCTTCCGTTTATAGACAAACTCAAGGAAGAGAAAACAGCACCACCTTGCACCCTCAGAATCTGAAAACCGACCCTTTTCCTGATATTACAAGAAAAACAGGAAACAGTGGTAGAATTCGATGAAGAAGATGGGATGCAGGTAATGAAGGAGGTAGGAACCGTGTCAGCGTGAAGAAAAAGACCACCTGGGAAGAAGAAGGAATCGTCGTTATGTTGGATCAAGTGGGACATTGTTATAGGTGGGTTTGGTACGAAAAGTTGATCTGGTGTTTCAGttattaagaagaagaagaagaagaagaagaagaagaaggaagagcCGAAAGGAATGAATGAAATGCGATTTGGgtgaaaaagagagagagagatgttgGAGTGTTTATTTAATTGGTGAATCGTTGCTTCCACCGTCGCCTCTTCATTGTGCTGTAAGGTCTGCTGACGGAGCTTTCTTGGTTGGTCGTCGTATCGTCCTTCTTCATtcattattcatttatttatattttaatttaaaacactATTAATCAAAATTATCATTTCATTTGCTTTTTACTTTCGACTTTTCCACCTTTATAAATTCTGATGCTGCGTGGGCGGTCCATCTCACATGTCAAGCGTCTCGCCAAAATACTTTCTCTTTTGTTGTATGTACTTCAGGAGGAAATGCTACAAAAGTTCGGTTGATTCGTAAAATGACGAGTAACGAATACAACGCTACAAGACATATCTTTATAGTTCCTCTCAACAAAGACAAATCTTTattaacactaaaaataaaatgaaataatttcttCACCCCAGCCTATACTTAACACAGCCGAACTTCGGCCCTtggttaatattttcttttataaattacCGAGATAAAGTTATTATATACTAGAATTCCTCTAATAATGTACTTACATAATATAAAAGAATGGTTttgtcaaatataaaaaaatgacgGTGATAGgataaatttggattttttttttttacataaaatttggatttttatttattttttggtagaatgGTAAATTTGGATTTAATCaggctaaaaaataaaatctaatatcCAAAAAACTTAGGTCAGGCTGCAAATCACGTTTTTTAGAATCACGACAAAAAAAACCACTTTAACGCGTAAGCTCCAATTCTTAGTTTCTTAAAATCACGGTAGATTTACATCAAAAAAGTGTgcagatatatttttgtttcatcAAACGTCACTTCAAAGAGTCACTTAGTTAATTAGCTTTGCAAGTGGATTCAATCAGGGGCAACTCTGATTTTCATAGGACCATGAATGTCCTAAGCAAAAGGGGTTCTATTGGAGGGTTGCATGTTTCTGTCATTGCATATATATTCATTTCatcaaagtaataaaatatttgacaaataaaaaataataacatacatCTAAGACAGACAATTTATAGGGCTTGTTTATTATTGTAATCTTACATCCAGGGACTAATTgtataacaaatgaaaaaataacggTTAATCTTTTTGTCATACAGCAAAACCATTACCGCAATTTGTCCCACACACCAATTAACTGCAGGATAATTGATGTGAAAGCACGTTTCCTCCAGCTTTACTTTACATTTAAGAAGTCATTCCCAGTATTATACTCagtgaaaatgtatataaagtGATTTCTTGGAGAATCTCCTCTAACATGAGCAACCTCCTCCCTGCTGCTCTGTATTGGATGAATGCACTGTGGGTTTTAAATTTACGTCAACCATGTCTTCCTTATTTGTAGAAGAAAGGGTTTCCATCCCTGGCAAGGCGGAAGCAATCTTACGAAACAAAGGCTGCGATTTTGCATCGACAGATAACAATGAGGACACAAGAACCAACATAGGAAAGAAGATAAACTTGAAAAATTAAGATCCATGCATATTGATATTCGATGTAAAACAAAATAGGTATATTATGTTCGATGTGAAAGTTAGTTAAAGGTAATCATATCAGAATTTTGCATATTGATTTTATAGATCACATGCATCATAGTTGAGGAGCATGCTCtagtaaaacaaaataccaaagCAACTATGCAAATCCAAAATCCATTAATTCTGACCTTGATATTGAAGCCTGCTTTTGCACTGGTTTCGATAAACATGATTCCAAACTCTTTTGACTTGGCATCTCCTTCTTCTATAGAAACTTGCCTGTAAACAAAGCGGCCATGTAATAAATAATTAGACAGTAACATCGCAATACTTGAAACTTGAAAGACCTTTGTTAATGAAATTAACTGAATTGGCTATTAGGTATGCCACTGCAAGACACTTGACCTATCATAGCAAAACTATAAAGAACATAGTAAATTATTAACTATTTCTATGCCAAAAATTCGAGCAACTAAACAAGATGCATTGAAACATAATATGAAAACTCCAATATGATATTAAACAAAAACTAAACCATACCCAGTCAGAAAAccgattgtgaatgaatatataGATCAAACGCGGTAATTCAGTACTCACCTTTTCTCGACAAGATCAGTTTTGTTTCCAACCAAGACAATTATAACATCACTACCACGTTCTTGACGCACCTCCTCAACCCACTTGTTAGTGTTCAGAAATGATTGCCTGTCTACATTAGAATTAGAATAGCTTACTAAGGTTAATAACTATAAATTGAGGttaaatatattgttatttatatgaaaaatgaaCATTAAACTCACTAAAGAACTTTCGCATTCAAATGCAAACACATATCAGATGAAAattaacataatattaattagatgatgaaattgttattaaaaaaacataaaacttaCTGGCTACATCATATACAATAACAGCAACAGAAGAATCTCTTATGTAGCTTGGAATGAGACTTCTAAATCTTTCTTGGCCTGCAGTATCCCTGAAAGTCAAAATACACAAAGATCAGAAATAGTAAAAAGAaaagacaaaacaaaaccaCCTAAAGGGATACAACACCCGTAATGTGTCGAAAAGAAATAAACATATATGATTTGAAGAGGAACTTATCCTACCAAAGCTGCAAACGAACAGTTCTATCTTCAAGGTACATTGTTTTCGACAAAAAATCAATACCGATGGTAGCCTGAAATTATATGATCAAATTTTCTGTTAGCTATCTAGCAACATAGAGGGGGAAATGTGAATgttgaaatgaaaattaacaaaaaaaaataagcctccatttattttatgatgttgtaaatttaatattataaacaacaaaCAACCAAGCTTTAGCCCAGGGGAcagctacatgaatcaaattgcccgataatattatatcataaaagcctattaaaaaatcatcagaattataataattaagacCTTGAAAGTGACTTATGAATGAATAATACAACAAAACGAACTCTTCTTTCCAATCAAGGGTTTCAACGACTCAAATTATGGATCCTAATTCTTGAATAGTCAATGTAACAAATgaatttaagaagaaaaaaactggTTTAATCCGTAGCTTATGTTATATTTATCCCttaaaaatgtgatttattaaggGATCATTTAATCAGAAATATCACCTAATCCTCCAAAGTCCTAATTCGTCAACTTTTGATCATTGATCAAAATATCTAAAGAAATTCCAATCACATAAAAAATCATAGGGATGATATATATGTATCATAATTATGAATTCACGTGAAGATGAAATACACATGTATTAACGCATATCGTAAATGTTTTCATCTGAATAATCCATGCAAAATTGAAATCAGAGAATGAATGGATGAAGAATTGAACCTGATAGGTGGTGTCAAATTTGTCGTACATGAAGCGGGTGATGATACTGGTTTTGCCAACGGATTGATCGCCTAAGAAAACGAGCTTGTATTTGGCGAGAGGTGAAACCGTCGCCATTTATGAGAGAAATGGATcggtttcttttctttctctctgtttcaatgaaatttttcagatctgaatgaatgaatgaatatctgaAAAATCTGttatgaaaaagaagaaaacagagagaaagagaCGAAAGAAATGAACGACCAAATACACGCCATTTTCGACTTCGTCGTTTTTATATATACGACTAAAAACCGCCAAGTGCCAACCACGTTGAGAAATGAGAAGTACCGCATCATCATCTCAACTTTcatatttccttttttatcCTCATCTTTCTTTAATTCTTctttcactcccctcccctcaaaatTAACTCTctctaaatttattattttgtcatgtaaaattataattttttcatagaCGAAATGAGAAATAGCTATTGAAACTCAAACACATAAATAAAGGggttggggttcaaacctcaCACACATttgtttaaagttttttttttgtcttgtagTGGATGTTCTGCCAGTCACGGTGGAGTCTGTAAAAATAGTGGGACATCCACTACACGACAAAAAAACTTTGAcaaagtgggtcattttggaCTTGTAATTTTTTCCCGTTTAGGGTGAAAAAAATCAACTATATTCTTGATATTGGAGCAACTTTCACCAACTTATGTTAACCATGGTTGTTACTTTATGGAGTCTATGGAAGGTCGTAATATGAAGGTTTGAGAAGATGTGAACGAGTTAAGTGCACAAGTGGTGGATAGAGTCTTACGACTTTTGCAAGACTAGTCATTAGCTATGAATCATGGATACTGATACGTACACCTGACACGGACACGCCAACATCgataatgtaaaaaatataggaCACCGACACCGCTACATAtatgttcatttatttaaagacggtctaaaataaaaattataatacataTATAAACATCTAATTTGAGAAATTTATTTCATGAGAAAAAGTTATGCAACAAGATATAATAGTATTTAACCTTTATTTATTCATCTACTATCAAAAAGGTTAAAAATTATATAGGTGTCGGTCACCAATCGTAGGAGTGTTgaagtaaagaaaaaacaattatttaggACAACGGTTTGACACGTGTCGCACGAATGTCATAGGAGTGTCGAACACCGACACGTGTCGAACACCGCAATGCACCTAGTCTTAAAGGTGTCCGTATTTCATAGGTCATATTAGCCTCTATCCACGTGCATCAATGTCATTTGTTGTAGCAGCAGATCGTGAGAACACAATAGTAGACAACATAGATCATGTTTGGTGGCAAATGCCTCATCAAGGATGGTTCAAATGCAATATAGATGCTTCATTTCGTTAGAACAAAATCAGACAGGTATTGGCACGGGCCGGTGAATGTGTTTTTGTGCTTGCAAAAATCATGTAGTATCACTGTGTATAATTTTGATTCCGGTGAAGCTCTCGATCTTCTTCATGCTATTAATTGGATTAATGATCTACACTTTGATAATATTGATTTCTTTCatgattcaaaaacaaaaacaagggTGAAAACATTCAACAAAGACAGAAAGGATGTTACAAaatttggttatgttttattaaactGTAAATGTAGTTTTGCTTCTCaatttatatattgttgtgTTGAGTTTAGtcgaaaacaaacaaataaagttGTTCATACACTATCAAGAATAGCCACATTTTTAGCCAACTTATATCATTGATTCACCACATGTACGACTCATTTGcttattaatgaaaattatataagcattcttccttaataaataaaaaattgtggtATGCTAGGATACTTTTTCGTCGCTATATATTTTTAGAGGACTTTATCGTCATTATGATTTAAAATcgttgttattctttttgttgatttaaacCATGGTTATTTAACAATAGAAAACagataaaatttagtaaaaaaaaaatggaaacaaataaaaatgtaactaatatttcttaaaaaaattgtaactaatatatttatgtttatatgacttaaatatgtaaatgcTTTATGTAAATATATCAAGCATTTTGATTTCAGTGTTTAtaaatatagaattttttttgtcctcaGTGTCTTGTTTATGTCCCGGTAAAATCTATTCATATTGAAATTAGTCTCTGCAATACTCAATTTAGTCCTTATTTTGagggattaaaatcaaatactCTATATATTACAAGAGATAAATCCAataagaatcaattttacaaggactataACAAAACAACAAGGTTCCAAagcaaaatattatatatttggaaggactaatttcaaaaaaaaaaatttgtccagtaactaaaaccaaaacgctAGATATTTACAAGGataatttgtatatatttaaGCCTATGTATATTTGATACTGCATTTTCAATGTTTTGggatacaaataaaaatactattcaaataattgaatgtaaacAATGACGTACAGTGCTGTGAGCCACAATTCGCCAATTGGTTTGCACTTTGTATGACTTAAGGGGGACAAATCATGGCCCAGATCCTTCAATAACAATCAAGGATTGATGTTACTATATTGATAAGGattaaaaagagaaattttatcttataaaaGTCatactactttttattttatttttgacaatacttctttttaattttttcattgtaAAAACGACTTTAGGGTGAAGTTAAATGCAAGGTGAGAATAAACGTATCCTAGAAAAATGTTACTTTAAACAACTCTGCAATTTCTAAGCTACTTACATTGCAAATTTTGTTTCACAAGCTTAGCGGAATGATAGTAGAAAATCACAtgtgctatgatatgcactacTCATTGCTGACAATGATAGCTAAGCCTATTGGGATATATTGGATTAGAATTTTacgggattttaaaagattttttaattatgaaaaagttttgaggtattcaattaagatttttcatcacttaaaaaaagtcttgtggtattcaaattcattcaaattttaaaggattgtttaataaattggattttgatggattttgtagtgtaatttgaacaagaaaaaatctttcatgaaaagatgagatttcttgagattgtttttcttttaaaagttactctctctctctctctctctctctctctctctctctctctctctctctctctctctctctctctcttagagactatgtcgtaatcaatgttccgcaaatTGAGTGTAATTCttaacgagtttgactgagttaacactcggtaaactcgtgtaactcgaccgatttgtaatgACTGACacgatatgtttttttttgaaagatttgtaagtgttggcataattttaaatacgTACAATTGAATTATGTgagaataacatttttaacaaataaaaaatgtgtattgagaataatgtgttagagtgtgttttagtcccttaaaatcttataaaatccataaaatttgaaaatcaata from Medicago truncatula cultivar Jemalong A17 chromosome 8, MtrunA17r5.0-ANR, whole genome shotgun sequence includes the following:
- the LOC25501912 gene encoding probable mitochondrial adenine nucleotide transporter BTL3, whose amino-acid sequence is MNEEGRYDDQPRKLRQQTLQHNEEATVEATIHQLNKHSNISLSLFHPNRISFIPFGSSFFFFFFFFFFLITETPDQLFVPNPPITMSHLIQHNDDSFFFPGGLFLHADTVPTSFITCIPSSSSNSTTVSCFSCNIRKRVGFQILRVQGGAVFSSLSLSINGRSDDVDHRYKSNQKEEKENIHVHGSGAVNMTKHLWSGAFAAMVSRTFVAPLERLKLEYIVRGEQKNLFELIQTIATSQGLKGFWKGNFVNILRTAPFKAINFYAYDTYKNKLVRLSGNEESTNFERFVAGAAAGVTATLLCLPMDTIRTVMVAPGGEALGGVIGVFRHMIKTEGFFSLYKGLVPSIISMAPSGAVYYGVYDILKSAYLHSPEGMKRLRYMKEEGQELNALEQLELGTIRTLLYGAIAGCCSEAATYPFEVVRRQLQLQVRATRLNALATCVKIVEQGGVPALYAGLTPSLLQVLPSAAISYFVYEFMKIVLKVEST
- the LOC25501913 gene encoding ras-related protein RABH1e, with the translated sequence MATVSPLAKYKLVFLGDQSVGKTSIITRFMYDKFDTTYQATIGIDFLSKTMYLEDRTVRLQLWDTAGQERFRSLIPSYIRDSSVAVIVYDVANRQSFLNTNKWVEEVRQERGSDVIIVLVGNKTDLVEKRQVSIEEGDAKSKEFGIMFIETSAKAGFNIKPLFRKIASALPGMETLSSTNKEDMVDVNLKPTVHSSNTEQQGGGCSC